TCATCGAGGAACATGTACTCGCTGCACGGGTTGCTGGCGTTGATCCGCCCATCGGCCGGGCACGTGTGCCAGTCGTTGATCGTTGTGTCGTACTGAAGGCCCGGATCGGCGCTCGCCCACGCGGCTTCGCAGATCTGCTCCCACAGGTCGCGAGCAGGCAACGTCTTGATCACTCGACCGTCGATGCGTGCCGTCAGATTGAAGTCTGCACCCTTGTTGACCGCAGTCAGGAAGTCGTGCGAGACCCGGACCGAGTTGTTCGAGTTCTGACCCGAAACGGTGACGTATGCCTCGCTCTCGTAGCCCGTGTCGAAGACGGGGAAATCGACCGACGTCACACCGTTCTCAGCAAGTTGGATGGCCCGCTGTATGTAGTTCGGGCTGATTGCCGCGGACTTGGCTTCCGCAACGGCGGTGTACAGTGCCTGGTTCTTGCGCGGGTTGAACTTGTCTGCCTCGGTCTCGGGCGAGGCCATGCCGGTGTGGCATGCGCGGATGATGGCGTTCAGATGCCGCTGATTCAGGGCCGTACCTGTCACCAGGGCTGCGACCTTCTGCTCTTCCTTGACCTTCCAATTGATGAAGTCTTCGATGTCTGGATGGTCGACGTCTAAGCAGACCATCTTGGCGGCGCGGCGTGTGGTGCCGCCGGACTTGATCGCTCCCGCCGAGCGATCGCCGACACGCAGGAAGCTCATCAGGCCGCTCGACTTGCCGCCGCCGGAGAGCTTCTCGTTCTCGGCGCGGATGCGCGAGAAGTTCGTCCCGACGCCCGAGCCGTACTTGAAGATGCGAGCTTCGCGGGTCCATAGATCCATGATGCCGCCTTCGTTGACGAGATCGTCCTTCACCGAGAGGATGAAGCATGCGTGGGGCTGTGGTCGTTCGTAGGCATTGACCGAGCGCTGCAATTCGCCACTCTTCGGATCAACGTAATAGTGTCCCTGTGCCGTGCCGGTGATTCCGTACGCGTAGTGCAGGCCGGTGTTGAACCACTGCGGGGAGTTCGGCGCAGCCATCTGGCGAGCCATCATATGGCAGAGCTCGTCGTAGAACGATTGCGCATCTTCGGCGGAGTCGAAGTAGCCGTGCGACTCACCCCATGTGCGCCAGCAACCTGCCAGTCGGTGGAAGACTTGCCGTGCGTCCGTCTCGTGATCGGAATTCGGGTCACCAAATTCGCTCAGGTGCTGTTCGGCATTCCAGGCGTCGGACAGTCCCGCCTTGCGGAAGTACTTCTGCGCGAGGATATCGGTGGCAACCTGACTCCACTGTGTCGGTACCATCACGTTCTCCATCGAGAAGACCGTGCTGCCATCGGGGTTCCGAATCTCGCTCTTGCGAGGCTCGAATTCGATGCCGGTGTAGGGACCTAATCCCGTCTGTGTAAAGTAGCGGCTGACCTTCATTGCGTGGACCTCACTCCGTTGATTGCGTGCATCATCCTGACATGACTAGTAGACATATTACTACGTTTTCCCTCGTTTGAATTCTCTTTTCTCTACCGACCTCTACTGTTTCTGGGTCGATTGAAGTCGCTTCTGATCGCGACGCAAGGCATCCACCACGGCATTAAATTGGCCCGCATCGGCAAATTCGCGGTAAACACTCGCGAAGCGCACATACGCGACACCATCCATATTCAGGAGCGCACTTTCCACCCGCTCTCCGATTTCTGTCGAATCGATTTCGGGCTCGCAAAGATCGAACAGTTCGCGCTCAATGCGCTCCGCTGCATCTCGAAGATCGTCGTGCCTCACGGGGCGCTTCCGACATGCGGTGACCATCCCCATGAGGACCTTGTCACGGCTGAACTCTTCACGTTCGCCGGAGCGCTTCACGACAAACAGTCGCGGCTTTTCCGGCTGCTCAAACGTCGTGAATCTTCGGCTGCATTGCAGACACTCACGTCTGCGGCGTATTGCCTCCTCCTCCCGGGAGGGGCGCGAATCGAGCACCTTTTGCTCTTGATAACCGCAGTACGGACACTTCATCGATTTCTCTGGAAACCACTATATCTTGTGGCTGATCCATGATGCACCACAACAGGTGGTATCGTCAACCCCTTTCTGCCCCCCATTTTTCCCACGGCTTTTTCGCCATTTTCCACCGCGTTATTCACAGCTGTTCCCCGAGATCATCAGGACAGTCAAAAGATCAATGACAAAAAAGTGTTGGTTCGGCGGGAGATTGCGGAACAACTGTACTGGCACTTAGCGGGGGAGCTAGAGTGCTCAGTGACGACATGATTGGGGATCACAAGCGGGGTGCATGCGGCACGGTGAAGCAAAGTCTTTCACCGTTCTGGCTTGCTATTGCCCTCAATGCCGTGCTCTTCGTCTCTTGCTTCTGGTCGCCGTTTGAGCTGACGACTACAGAAACCGTTTCGACGGTGATCGATATTCTCATCGGCCTCGCGGTCATCGGCGGTTTTCTGAAAGCAGCGCTGCGCAACCGCTACGCCATCCCGGCACCGGCCCGGTGGCTGCTGGTCGCGGTGGGATTATTCGCGCTCGGCAACATCTACTTCCTGGCCTACCAGCTGAAGTACGGCAGGGAGCCCGTGATCAGCTTTGCTGACATGGCATTCCTTACCTACTACATCGCAGTAGCCTGGGCGGTCTGCACTTTGCCACAGGTGCGCACAGGCGGTACCCAGCGGATCAAGCTTCTGCTGGACTCGATGCTTTGCATCCTGTCGCTGGCGATGTTCTCCTGGTTCTTCAGCATCCAGCCCATTCTTGGGATCGCGACGGGTTCCTGGCTTGAACAAACAGTTTTGGTCGCCTACCCCATCGGCGACCTAGTTCTCGTCTCGTCGCTGATCTTGCTGAGCATCCAGACGGCTTCCGGCATGGTACGCGCAGTACGATGGCCGCTGGTGGTGGGCGGGATCGGATTCTTCGTCGCTGACTACTGGTTTGCGCAAGAGAGCCTTGCGCCCGGATACAACCGCCCGCTCGTCGCCAACATGGGGTGGACATTGGCGTATGTTGCCTACGGCATTGCTGCTTACCGTGCGGTGCTGTTCGAAAACCGCGCCGAGGTAACTTCCAAGGCGTCGAAGCGACTCGAAGTGTCTCCGATGCACTTTTGGTATGCCTTTGTCCCCGCCGCCGTCGGTTGGGGCGTCTACACGTTCATGGCACGCTATGGCACTGCTGAGGGGCGTAGTGCTCTCGGCATCACGGTGTGCCTCCTCGTGCTCGGAATCGTTCGCTTGATCATTGCCGTGCGAGAAGTGAAGGAGCTCAATCGCGGGTTGCACAGCGCATTGACTCAGCTTTCGCAGAACGAAGACCGGATGCGCGTGGTCAACGAAGAACTCGAAGGACGCAATACCGAACTCGAAATGATGCAGAGCAGCTTGGAGGCTTCGGTGGTGGAGCTTGAGATCCAGCGCAATCAAGCGCAGTCCAACGAACAGCGCGCGCGCGACGCGAACGAGGAGTTGCGCGGAATGCAGCTGGAGATGGTGGAGCAACTGCGGCGATTGGAGATCGCGAACGAGGCGCTTGAGAACATGCGCGAGCAGATCGAGAGCACCAACGAGGCGCTCGCCGCAGCAAACCAAATGCTGCTGGAGACCTCGCAGCGCGATGGACTCACGGGGCTTCCCAATCACCGGCGGCTGTACGAGCAGTTGGAGGATGACCTGGATGAGAGCCATTCCACCGGGAGGCCCCTGTCATTCCTGCTTCTTGACGTGGATCACTTCAAGTCGTACAACGACATCTTCGGGCACTTGGCGGGAGACGAGGCCCTGCGCATGGTGGCATCGGTACTGCGGGACAACGTTCGCGCGACCGACGTGGTTGCACGCTATGGTGGCGAGGAGTTTGCCGTCATTCTCCGCAATTCGACCCTCGACGGTGCGATCGAAGCTGCCGAGCGACTGCGCAGTGTGATTGAGGAGACCAAGTTCCCGCACCGTAAGGTCACCATGAGCATCGGCGTCGTCGAGGCGTCCCAGGACATCATGCATGCCTCGACGCTGATTGACCTGGCAGACCAGGCCCTCTACGCCGCGAAGCACTCGGGCCGCAACCGCGTGCACGTCTTTGGTGCTCCGCTCGACGCAGACGAGCGAGCTGCCTAGCTCAGGCGCAGACCAAGCTCAGCCCACTGCTGCGGGTCGATGGTGCTGGGTGCATCCATGAATGGATCGTAACCGCCTCCCACCTTCGGGAACGCGATGACCTCGCGGATGTTCTCCTCATCGAGCAGGAACATGATCATGCGATCAATTCCCGGCGCGATACCGCCGTGCGGGGGCGCACCGTACTGGAACGCCTCAAGGATGTGCCCAAATCGCTCTTGCTGTCGCTCTGCATCAATCCCAAGGAGTTCGAAAATGCGCGCTTGGACATCGGGGCGGTGGATTCGGATCGAGCCGCTGGCCCACTCCGTTCCGTTGCACACGACGTCGTAGCAGTCGGCACGGATGCGACCGGGATCGGAGTCCAAGTACTGCATGTCTTCGGGCTTGGGTGAGGTGAATGGATGGTGCGTACTGTCCCAGCGGTTGGCGTCGGGATTCCACTCCACAAGCGGAAAATCGAGTACGAAGCTGAATACCAACTTGCGCTTATCGCGCAGACCCGCACGCTCGGCAATCTCGACTCGCAGGCGGTACAGGACGTTGTTTCCCGCCGAGTATTCGTCGGCAATGAAGCAGAGCAAATCGCCGGGCTCGGCGGCGGCGGCATCCAGGATCGCGTCCTGCTCTTCCCCGCTCAGGAACTTGGCGCAACCGCCTCGGACGAAGCGACCCTTGGGGGTCGTCAGGACGTTCTCGCCATCGTTGGCATCCCGCGCGACCGCGAAGTTCGCCATCCCCTTTGCGCCGTACTCCTTGGCGAAGTCTTCCAGTGCCGAGATCTCTTTGCGGCTGAGGACACTGCCGCCCGGGAACCGGACGCCTCGTACCTTGCCGCCCACTTCAACCGCGCCCGCGAAGACACCAAATCCCGATGCAGCGACGATCCCGGAGACATCAAAAAGCTCCAGTCCGAACCGAACGTCCGGCTTGTCGCAGCCATATCGTTGCATGGACTCGTCATAGGTCAGGCGAATGAATGGCTGGACCGGATCCTTCGGTAGGTCAAACTCCTGGATGATCGAGTTGATTACCTCTAGCGTCATCCCCTCAATCAGTTGGAGAACGTCTTCCTGGGTACAGAACGACATCTCAAGATCGAGCTGAGTAAATTCGGGTTGGCGGTCCGACCGCTGGGATTCGTCGCGGAAGCACTTGGCGATTTGGTAGTACCGCTCCATGCCAGCAACCATGAGAATCTGCTTATACTGCTGCGGGCTCTGAGGCAGAGCGTAGAACTTGCCTGGCTCAAGTCGATAGGGCACGAGATAGTCGCGCGCACCTTCTGGCGTTGACTTGGTGAAGATGGGCGTTTCGATCTCGGTGAAGTCACGCGCATCAAGGTAGGCACGCATCTTGCGAACAGCAGCGGCGCGCAAGACCAACTTTAGCGCCATCGATGGTCGGCGCAAGTCGAGGTAGCGATACTTCACTCGAAGCTCCTCGTTTACGTTGCGCATCTGATCTTCGTCGCTCACCGGGAACGGCAGCGGCTTGGCGGGGCCGAGTATGTCGTAAGAGTCGACGATCACTTCGACTTCTCCGGTGGTCATTTTGGGGTTCTTGGTCGCTTCGTCCCGCGAGCGCACAGTGCCACGTATCGCCAGACACGTCTCGTTGCGGAGTTCGCGTACGTCGAACTTGTCGGGGTTGAAGACGAGCTGGACGATGCCGGAGCGGTCACGCAGATCCACAAATGTAACGCCACCAAGATCGCGCACTTTGTGCGCCCAGCCGTTAAGAACGATCTCGTGACCGACATGGGTGGGTCGGATGTCGCCGCAGGAATGGGTACGTTGCGTGAAGCTCATCGGGCTCCGTAGGATACCCGAATGAGCTTCAATTGAACCTAAACGGTCGGTGCAGCCTTAGAACGGAAACACAAACTTGACCGCCACGCGATTGCGCCACTTGGCAGCATTTGGATCTCCCAGGATGACGAACGTCTCCATACCTGTCGAGCCTGAGTTTCGGTAGGCGACATAGAAGTTGGACTCGCCAGCCCGACGCACCCAACGACCGGAGATGGTCTGAGTTCGGCTGAGTTCGAACGCCATCGACCCGACCCATTGGGCGATCCGCACCGAATCCTCGCGACGATCGTACTGGACCGCACCGCGGAGTTTCGACGCGAGCTTGTGGACGATGTTGAACCCCTGATTCCGAGTTTTCACTCCTCCGCGTTCGCCTCTGCTCACGTAGATACCGCCCGTGCGATCAGGGTTGTTCACGTTGAGCTGCATGCTGAGCGAGACGTTCCGTTCCTCCTCGTCGCGGAAGCGGGTGAGGTCAAAGCCGGTGTTGAAGCCGATATTGGCCCAAGTGCGGATGAAGTTGCCGACACTGATCGACCGCTCGGAATTCTTGCCAGAAAACGTGTCTTGCAGAGAGGCGAACACATTGATGTTCAGTGCCCGAATCGGGCCCGAACGGTAGTCGGAACCGTACTCGGTGAAGCTGTATACACCCCGCCGGTCTGTAATCCCGGGCAGTCCGAGCGTCGGACGGAAGTTCTGGGGCACCGCCACGTAGCGAAACTCGCTGTAGACCTTCCCGTCGCCGTAGGACAATTGGCCCGATCCTGCTTGGGCCTTGGCCTTGGGATTGTCCACCATCGCGAGATCGAAACTCGTTCCCCAAAACCCCTTCTCGATGTTCGCGGAGGTTCCGATCGTGCGGCTCGCGGTGCCATTCTCGTCGCGCTGGGTGGCATAGACGTTCGCGTTACTTCGGGCGTCGA
The sequence above is drawn from the Chthonomonas sp. genome and encodes:
- the nrdR gene encoding transcriptional repressor NrdR, which codes for MKCPYCGYQEQKVLDSRPSREEEAIRRRRECLQCSRRFTTFEQPEKPRLFVVKRSGEREEFSRDKVLMGMVTACRKRPVRHDDLRDAAERIERELFDLCEPEIDSTEIGERVESALLNMDGVAYVRFASVYREFADAGQFNAVVDALRRDQKRLQSTQKQ
- a CDS encoding diguanylate cyclase, coding for MIGDHKRGACGTVKQSLSPFWLAIALNAVLFVSCFWSPFELTTTETVSTVIDILIGLAVIGGFLKAALRNRYAIPAPARWLLVAVGLFALGNIYFLAYQLKYGREPVISFADMAFLTYYIAVAWAVCTLPQVRTGGTQRIKLLLDSMLCILSLAMFSWFFSIQPILGIATGSWLEQTVLVAYPIGDLVLVSSLILLSIQTASGMVRAVRWPLVVGGIGFFVADYWFAQESLAPGYNRPLVANMGWTLAYVAYGIAAYRAVLFENRAEVTSKASKRLEVSPMHFWYAFVPAAVGWGVYTFMARYGTAEGRSALGITVCLLVLGIVRLIIAVREVKELNRGLHSALTQLSQNEDRMRVVNEELEGRNTELEMMQSSLEASVVELEIQRNQAQSNEQRARDANEELRGMQLEMVEQLRRLEIANEALENMREQIESTNEALAAANQMLLETSQRDGLTGLPNHRRLYEQLEDDLDESHSTGRPLSFLLLDVDHFKSYNDIFGHLAGDEALRMVASVLRDNVRATDVVARYGGEEFAVILRNSTLDGAIEAAERLRSVIEETKFPHRKVTMSIGVVEASQDIMHASTLIDLADQALYAAKHSGRNRVHVFGAPLDADERAA
- the aspS gene encoding aspartate--tRNA ligase — translated: MSFTQRTHSCGDIRPTHVGHEIVLNGWAHKVRDLGGVTFVDLRDRSGIVQLVFNPDKFDVRELRNETCLAIRGTVRSRDEATKNPKMTTGEVEVIVDSYDILGPAKPLPFPVSDEDQMRNVNEELRVKYRYLDLRRPSMALKLVLRAAAVRKMRAYLDARDFTEIETPIFTKSTPEGARDYLVPYRLEPGKFYALPQSPQQYKQILMVAGMERYYQIAKCFRDESQRSDRQPEFTQLDLEMSFCTQEDVLQLIEGMTLEVINSIIQEFDLPKDPVQPFIRLTYDESMQRYGCDKPDVRFGLELFDVSGIVAASGFGVFAGAVEVGGKVRGVRFPGGSVLSRKEISALEDFAKEYGAKGMANFAVARDANDGENVLTTPKGRFVRGGCAKFLSGEEQDAILDAAAAEPGDLLCFIADEYSAGNNVLYRLRVEIAERAGLRDKRKLVFSFVLDFPLVEWNPDANRWDSTHHPFTSPKPEDMQYLDSDPGRIRADCYDVVCNGTEWASGSIRIHRPDVQARIFELLGIDAERQQERFGHILEAFQYGAPPHGGIAPGIDRMIMFLLDEENIREVIAFPKVGGGYDPFMDAPSTIDPQQWAELGLRLS